The Synechocystis sp. PCC 7509 genome includes a window with the following:
- a CDS encoding PAS domain-containing sensor histidine kinase, whose protein sequence is MNSNYISVRSNSKELNQLQLIKALIERSPNATFCVGIEGQLLYVNEAMCKLTQYSRQELLSKTLADIEPSFELAQWSKCWQSLQQKERLNLTSRYKARSGKIIPVELIINSAQEDGDFCCIFAKQTIDDNLAPKVQECTTKLLETNQYLRQEVSQLKQSQNQLANSVSLLQSTLESTANGIVALSFTGEILSYNQKFIDMWQVPQGVILSKKCPHSLKFFENKVKDPETFRKAVWEAPIQDDSERYDILELLDGRTFAHHSKPQLLEGEIIGRVWSIWDISEFSLTIEALKQNENGFATLAEKTEAIIFIIRNSRLCYVNSATEAIAGYTKQELLTEKFNLSQLIVRLTPTQQNGYPQYQEMKLVTKNGDTRWLACSVGLLEFEGKPAELVTAIDITNCKNAEAEVKQALEQAKQVSELKERFVSMLCHQFRTPLNIVSFSADLLKRHISQWSEDKKLPYLAHIQVAVEQLDRLLEEIMTFSKLEVAKLSFEPTEIDLDQFCRDLVLQAQLASNDRPQIVLINNCDRQVYLDKKLLEPIITNLLSNATKYSPANSIVKLEVTQIDAEIAFQVTDCGIGIPEGDFTQLFEPFYRCSNVGKLPGTGLGLSMVKMLVEVHGGNISVVSQIGKGSTFTVVLPT, encoded by the coding sequence GTGAACAGTAATTATATTTCAGTTCGATCCAACTCAAAAGAATTAAACCAACTGCAACTTATAAAAGCGTTGATAGAGCGATCGCCAAACGCCACTTTTTGTGTAGGAATAGAAGGACAATTGCTTTACGTCAATGAGGCAATGTGTAAGTTGACACAATACTCGCGCCAAGAGTTGCTATCAAAGACATTGGCAGATATAGAACCAAGTTTTGAACTCGCTCAATGGTCAAAATGCTGGCAATCTTTACAGCAAAAAGAGCGCCTAAATTTAACTTCTCGCTACAAAGCAAGAAGTGGGAAAATAATTCCGGTAGAACTTATCATCAACTCCGCTCAAGAAGATGGAGATTTTTGTTGCATCTTTGCTAAACAAACTATCGATGATAACTTAGCGCCGAAAGTACAAGAATGCACCACAAAATTACTGGAAACAAACCAATATCTGCGTCAGGAAGTTTCGCAACTAAAACAAAGCCAAAACCAATTAGCTAATTCTGTTTCCTTGCTGCAATCTACTTTAGAATCAACAGCAAATGGCATTGTCGCTCTCAGTTTTACAGGCGAAATTCTTAGCTACAACCAGAAATTTATAGATATGTGGCAAGTTCCCCAAGGAGTAATACTTTCAAAAAAATGCCCCCACAGTCTAAAGTTTTTTGAAAACAAAGTAAAAGATCCGGAAACCTTCCGTAAAGCCGTATGGGAAGCACCAATTCAAGACGATAGTGAGCGCTATGACATTTTAGAACTACTTGATGGTAGAACTTTTGCTCACCACTCAAAGCCGCAATTATTAGAAGGAGAAATTATCGGTAGAGTGTGGAGTATATGGGATATTAGCGAATTTAGCTTGACAATAGAGGCGTTAAAACAAAATGAAAATGGTTTTGCCACCTTAGCAGAAAAAACTGAGGCAATTATTTTTATAATCAGAAACTCACGCCTGTGTTATGTCAATTCGGCAACAGAAGCGATCGCTGGATATACAAAACAAGAGCTATTAACCGAGAAATTTAACTTATCACAGCTAATAGTTCGACTTACGCCTACACAGCAAAATGGTTATCCACAGTATCAAGAAATGAAGCTTGTAACCAAAAATGGTGACACGCGTTGGCTAGCTTGTTCTGTAGGATTACTGGAGTTTGAGGGCAAACCAGCCGAACTTGTAACCGCCATTGATATTACTAATTGCAAAAATGCCGAAGCAGAAGTTAAGCAAGCTTTAGAGCAAGCAAAACAAGTTAGCGAACTAAAAGAGCGTTTTGTTTCCATGTTGTGCCATCAGTTTCGCACACCATTAAACATTGTTTCTTTCTCCGCCGACTTACTAAAACGCCATATTTCCCAATGGAGTGAAGACAAAAAGCTCCCGTATTTGGCGCATATTCAAGTAGCCGTAGAACAACTAGATCGGTTGCTAGAAGAAATCATGACTTTTAGCAAGCTAGAAGTAGCAAAATTAAGTTTTGAGCCTACGGAGATAGATTTAGACCAATTTTGCCGCGATCTGGTGTTGCAGGCTCAATTAGCTAGTAACGATCGCCCGCAGATTGTCTTAATTAATAATTGCGATCGCCAAGTTTACTTAGACAAAAAATTGTTAGAGCCAATTATCACTAATTTGCTCTCGAACGCAACCAAATATTCACCAGCCAATAGCATCGTCAAATTAGAGGTGACGCAAATAGACGCAGAGATCGCTTTTCAAGTTACAGATTGCGGTATCGGCATACCAGAAGGCGACTTCACCCAACTATTCGAGCCATTTTATCGCTGTAGCAATGTTGGCAAATTGCCAGGTACAGGACTTGGATTATCAATGGTGAAAATGCTTGTCGAAGTGCATGGCGGGAATATCTCTGTAGTTAGCCAAATAGGTAAAGGAAGTACATTTACCGTTGTTCTCCCCACATAA